The DNA sequence TGTCCGGGCCGTTTTGGTTTGTCACAAGCAATTCGCCTGCCGAGCTCCTTGCCTGGCCGTTTCCCGGCCCACGAGCCGGACGTGAACGCGGGAAAGAATCCGGAAAGGAAATAATCAGGCCGCCTGGTCCTCCTCCAGGGCCATCTCCAGACGTCTTCGGGCGGCCATGTCCAGATAGGCTTGCCGGATGGCGGCCAGACGCCGGGCCGTCCCCTCCCTTTGGGCCGGGGAAATGAACGACAGCAGCCTTCTCTCCACCTTGCGGGGGTTCTCCTCGGACTTGATGGCCAGCAGTCCCTCGACGATGACGGCCATGACCAGAAGCTGATCCCTGGTCCGGTTCTCGATGACCTCTGCCGCGGGGATGAACACCAGTTGCTGAAGCAGGATGCCGTAGAGGGTCGAGGCCAGGGCCAGGGGAATGGCCGCCAGCATGCTCTTTTCGTCCCCGATTCCGGCCAGCATACCGATGAGCCCGGCCACGCTCCCAGCCACGCCGAAGGACGGGGCCACCCGGCCCATCTGTCTGAAGACCCTGGCCACGGCCGATCGCCTGGCCTGGAAAAACCGAGACTCGTTGCCCAAAATGTTCTCGATCTCCTTTTCCCCATAACCGTCGGCCAAGAGGCCCAGACCGCTCCGGAGATAGGACTCCGTCATCCGGTCCTCTTCCCGGCTCAGTTCGGCGATTCCCGAAAACCGGGACTTCAGGGACAGATCCAGGAGCGAGCAGATGACGTCGCCAACGTCTTCGCTTGGCCGCGTATAGGCGTTTTTGGCCACCCCCAAGGCCTGCCTGAGTCTGGACATGGGAAAACTGAGCACTGCGGCCAAGGCCGTGCCTCCGACAACCAAGGCCAGGGCCCCGATATTGACCAAGGCCATGTTCTGGTCCCACCAGAACAGGCCCAAGGCCAGGCAGGTGGTCAACAAAAGGGCTCCCCAGAGATTCTGATGGCTCATGGCTGAACTCCAGCGGTTTCCGGTCCACGGACCAGGGTGACATCGACCCGCCGATTTCTGGCCGTCGAGAGTTTGGAGGACCCCGGCACCAGGGGGCTTTCCCCTCCCCGGCCGGACACCGTCACCCGGGAAGGGTCGAGGCCGCAGGAGTCCACCAGAAACCGGGCTGCCGCCCCTGCCCGGCCAAGGGACAGGTCCCACTCGTCGGCCGCGGAGCCTTCGCCAAAGGCATGACCGACAACTTCCACGGCCCAAGGCACAGTCCGCAGGGATCGGGACAAACCCCTGAGAGCCTCAAGACTCCGCTCGTCAAGGGCATCCGACCCCTCGATGAAATGAACACTGGCAACCACGGACCTGGAGGCCTCGATCTGCCAGAATCCGGCCACGGCCACATCTGCCCCGGCCCCCAGACCCGGCGAGGCCATCATCCTGGGCGACGGCAGTCTCTCGTGGTCGATCGGCAAGGTCTCGGCCACAGGACCGAGTTTCCGTTCGCGATCGACCTCTTTCTCTATGGCGCTGGTGGCAAAGAGCACGGCGAAAAAAATGAACATGGTCATCATTAAGTCGGACCAGGCGATATTCCATCCCTCGCCCTCGGCTTCCCGCCCTCCTCCGGCCAAGGCCAGGACTCCGGTCCCCGACTCCTGTTCCAAATCCTCCTTCCAGTCTGTCATGACAATGCTCTCCTCTGAAGGTGATCGTTCCCCGAAAATTCTTTGCAACGGTCATGCCGCGCCAGCATTGAGCATCCCGACTTGGCCTGTTGCCAGGTTCGGAGGATACCGATAGCATCACCGCTGAAATGACCGCCGCCACTTCATCCTGTCTCCAGTGCGGAACCTGCTGCCGTCGGGGCGGCCCGGCCCTGCACGCCGCCGACCTCGGTCTGGTCCAAGACGGTTCCATCCTCTTGGAGGCCCTGGTCTGCTTCCGGCCCGGCGAGCGGGTCTTGGACAACGTCCAGGGAGGTCTGAAGCACCTCGACCGCGATCTGCTGAAAATCCGAGGGCTCTCCGAACCCGGACCCTGCCTCCACTTCGACCAGATTTCGTCCTCGTGTACGATCTATGGGCACAGACCCCTGGAATGCCGAATTCTGGAATGCTGGAACACCGAACCCATGCTCGAAGTCTACGAACAAGACCGTCTGAGCCGTACCGACATCTTGACCGCTGGAAGCGCCCTTGCCGAAATGGCCATCTGGCACGAGCGGGAATTTTCATGGGCCCTCATCGACAGGCTGATGACCGAAAACAATTTTCTGGAAATCATCGACCTAGCCCGGCGGGAATGGGCCTTTCGCCGGACCCTGACCGACCGGCTGGGCATCCGGGACATCAATCTCTGGCATTGTTTCGGACGGCCCCTGCATCTCGCCCTCATGCCCGTGGACGCCCGATTCCGCGCCCAATCCTTCCAAGGCCATTTTTCCTGACCAAAGGCCCTTTTTCCCGAACGTCAGAATCTTGACTACCGGTGGCCAGGCCTTACATTGTCCGTGGTCCGCGCTTCGCTTTTTTCACGCGACCGGATATTCCACCCCAAGGAGTTTCGTTGATCATGAGCGTCGAGTACAAGAACTACTATCAGCTTCTGGGGGTCGACAAAAACGCCTCCCAGGAAGAGATCGCCAAGGCCTACAAGAAGCTGGCCCGTAAGTATCATCCGGACCTCAACCCCGGCGATCCCCAGGCCGAGGCCAAGTTCAAGGACATCAACGAGGCCAACGAGGTTTTGAAGGATCCGGAAAAACGCAAACTCTACGATTCCTTCGGCCCGAACTGGAAGGATGGCCAGAATTTCCAGCCTCCTCCGGGCTTCGAGAATGTTCGCTTCAACTTCCAAGGCGGCGGGGGTCAGGGCTTCGGAGCCAGCGGGTTCAGCGACTTCTTCGATCTTTTGTTCGGCGGCCAGGAAGGAGGCTTTTCCAAAGGCCGGCCAAGGGGGGGCGGTTTCGAGGGCGGCCCTTTTGGCGGAGGCTCCATGCGCTTCAAGGGACAGGATGCCGAACTTCGGCTGGACCTCCCCCTTGAAGAGGCCTACCGGGGCGGAAAGAAGACCATTTCGTTTCAAGAGCAGGTTCCCGGACCCGGCGGCATGCCTCAGATGCACACCAGGACCCTGGAGGTCAACGTCCCGGCCGGGGTCAAGGACGGTGCCAGGATCCGGCTGACCGGCCAGGGCAACCCCGGCCAGGGAGGGGGGCCGTCTGGAGACCTCTATCTCAAAGTCCACCTGATTCCCCACCCCCTTTTCAAGGTCGAAGGCAAAAACATCGTTTCCGATCTGCCACTGGCCCCGTGGGAAGCCGTTCTCGGGGCCACGGTCAGGGTTTCAACCCTGGACGGGGAAGTGGACATGGCCATTCCGCCCGGCGTCGGCAGCGGGCAGAAATTGAGGCTCCGGGGCCGAGGCCTCGGAAGTGCCTCCCGCAAGGGCGACCACCTAGTCCGGATGATGATCAAATCCCCGAGCGGCATTGGTCCCGAGGAAGAAAAATT is a window from the Deltaproteobacteria bacterium genome containing:
- a CDS encoding flagellar motor protein MotA produces the protein MSHQNLWGALLLTTCLALGLFWWDQNMALVNIGALALVVGGTALAAVLSFPMSRLRQALGVAKNAYTRPSEDVGDVICSLLDLSLKSRFSGIAELSREEDRMTESYLRSGLGLLADGYGEKEIENILGNESRFFQARRSAVARVFRQMGRVAPSFGVAGSVAGLIGMLAGIGDEKSMLAAIPLALASTLYGILLQQLVFIPAAEVIENRTRDQLLVMAVIVEGLLAIKSEENPRKVERRLLSFISPAQREGTARRLAAIRQAYLDMAARRRLEMALEEDQAA
- a CDS encoding YkgJ family cysteine cluster protein; amino-acid sequence: MTAATSSCLQCGTCCRRGGPALHAADLGLVQDGSILLEALVCFRPGERVLDNVQGGLKHLDRDLLKIRGLSEPGPCLHFDQISSSCTIYGHRPLECRILECWNTEPMLEVYEQDRLSRTDILTAGSALAEMAIWHEREFSWALIDRLMTENNFLEIIDLARREWAFRRTLTDRLGIRDINLWHCFGRPLHLALMPVDARFRAQSFQGHFS
- a CDS encoding J domain-containing protein, which produces MSVEYKNYYQLLGVDKNASQEEIAKAYKKLARKYHPDLNPGDPQAEAKFKDINEANEVLKDPEKRKLYDSFGPNWKDGQNFQPPPGFENVRFNFQGGGGQGFGASGFSDFFDLLFGGQEGGFSKGRPRGGGFEGGPFGGGSMRFKGQDAELRLDLPLEEAYRGGKKTISFQEQVPGPGGMPQMHTRTLEVNVPAGVKDGARIRLTGQGNPGQGGGPSGDLYLKVHLIPHPLFKVEGKNIVSDLPLAPWEAVLGATVRVSTLDGEVDMAIPPGVGSGQKLRLRGRGLGSASRKGDHLVRMMIKSPSGIGPEEEKLWRELAERSSFNPRA